A DNA window from Gopherus evgoodei ecotype Sinaloan lineage unplaced genomic scaffold, rGopEvg1_v1.p scaffold_68_arrow_ctg1, whole genome shotgun sequence contains the following coding sequences:
- the LOC115643714 gene encoding olfactory receptor 52E2-like, with amino-acid sequence MAAFNITSSHPSTFILIGIPGLEVAHVWISIPFSTFYIIGLLGNFTVLFVVYKEQTLRNPMYLPLCMLALTDIATPTFIMPKILCIFWFNLKGITVGGCLTQMFFLHAVSLMHSAVLVTMAFDRYVAICKPLRYTIILTNTKIAKLGLVGLIRAVLFIMPLPLLLSRQLFCANRIIPHTQCEHMAVVKMSCGDITVNRTYGLVLFFVVITSDLTLIALSYGLIIKAVLRLSSKKAHQKALNTCTVHICVMLTYYTPGLFSNLTSRLGQGFAPYIHIILADLYLLIPPLLNPIIYGVRTKELRDKVGKYISRK; translated from the coding sequence ATGGCAGCTTTCAAcatcacctcttcccacccttcaaCATTCATCCTAATAGGCATCCCAGGCCTGGAAGTTGCCCACgtctggatttccatccctttctctacATTCTACATTATCGgcctgttgggaaatttcacaGTTCTGTTTGTTGTATACAAAGAGCAGACTCTCCGCAATCCAATGTACCTGCCGCTCTGCATGCTCGCACTCACAGACATTGCCACACCTACCTTCATTATGCCAAAGATATtgtgtatattttggttcaatttgaaaGGCATTACTGTGGGGGGCTGCCTCACTCAGATGTTCTTCCTTCATGCTGTTTCTCTTATGCACTCTGCCGTGCTAGTGACAATGGCCTTTGATCGTTATGTTGCCATTTGCAAGCCTCTGAGATACACTATCATCCTCACTAACACAAAAATAGCTAAGCTAGGGCTAGTAGGTTTGATAAgagctgttctcttcattatgcccctgcctctgctcctgagCCGGCAGCTATTCTGTGCCAATCGCATTATCCCCCACACGCAATGTGAGCACATGGCTGTGGTGAAGATGTCGTGTGGGGATATTACAGTGAACAGGACATACGGCTTGGTGCTATTCTTCGTAGTCATCACGTCAGACTTGACGCTCATTGCCCTGTCCTATGGTCTGATAATCAAGGCTGTTCTCAGACTTTCCTCCAAGAAAGCCCACCAAAAAGCCCTCAACACCTGCACAGTCCACATCTGTGTGATGCTAACGTATTATACTCCTGGCCTCTTTTCCAACCTGACAAGCCGGCTTGGTCAGGGCTTCGCTCCCTACATTCACATCATCTTGGCTGACCTGTATCTCCTTATCCCTCCCCTGCTCAACCCTATCATTTATGGAGTCAGAACCAAAGAGCTTCGTGACAAAGTGGGCAAATACATCTCCAGAAAGTGA